DNA from Oryzisolibacter sp. LB2S:
ACGGCGGCCTCGAGCGTCAGGGGGCCGGCGGGGGCCGGCTGCGCGCGCGCCGCGCCGGCGCACAGCAGCAGGCCGGCACAAAGGGCCGCGAGCGCCCGTGGGCGCGGCGGCAGACCTGTGAAACGATGGGAAACGGTAGTCAAGAAATCACTGCCAGAAAGACGCGGGGAGCGCGGCCGCCGCGGCGGCCGCGCTCCCTGCGTATCAGGAATAGGAGACGTTGGTGATGTCGTCGTCGATCAGCACCTTCACCAGGCTGGCGCCCGAGCCGGAGCTGTACTCGGTGTAGCCACCGCTGCTGCTCCCCTTGGTCCAGCCGCCGCCGCTCAGGGCCACGCCGTCCTGAGCGTCGCCCAGGATGGTCAGCGTGTTGCGGCTGTCGGTGAGGGACAGCACATCGGCCGCGGTCAACCCGGTGACGTTGTTCGCACCGGCGACCGAGAGGTCGAGCGTCTCGATGTTCTTCAGCCCCAGGCTCAGATCCGCGCCGGCGACGTCCTCGCCCAGGCGCAGCGCCACCGTGTCGTCGCCGGCCAGGCCGTCGATGACCGGCTTGGCCGCGCCGCCCCAGATGAGCGAGTCGGCCCCGGTGGTTCCCGCCACCTTGGAGACCTGCAGGTCGAGCGTGTCCGTCACCTGCACGGACTGGACACCCGTGGCCGATTCCACCGTCCACGCCGTCACGCCGATCTGCACGCCGGCCTGGACCCCGTCCTGATCGTCGAGCGCCGACGCGGCCTGCACAAAGCCCAGCTTGTCCAGATCGGCCTGGCTCAGGCCGGTGATCGTGTAGGTGCCGCCGGAATGGCTCACCCGGCCGGCGTCGATCAGGGTGGTGCCGATATAGAAGGCCGCATGCTCGCCCAGGCCCGTGATCTGCAGCGTCGTCGTCTCCACGCTTGCGTCGGCCAACGTGGCCGTGGCCGCAACCGGGTCGTTCATCTTGGCGTTCAGGTTCAGGTCGATGATGCCGCCCTCCTTGCCGAAGGAGTGCGTGGGGGCCATGGTCAGCCCATTGGCCACCGCGTTCACGACCACATCGGCAAGATCGATGCTGTCCACCCGCTTGCCGGCGAGCGAGGTCTCGCCCGACTCGACCAGCAGCTTCAGCCCCGACAGCGTGCCGCTCCAGTGCGCCGGCGGCAGGATGGAGACCAATGGCAACGCGCCGCTGGACGACAGCACCCAGGTGTTGTTCGTGCCGTCGCCGCCCGCGTTGTTGGCCAGCACGCCGCCCACGTACACCAGGAAGCCCACGGGCACGCCCGAGAGCAATATGGTGTTGATGGTCTCCGAGCCATCGCTGTCGGCCAGCGCCACGCTCAGTCCGCCCAGGGCGATGGCATCGCCCTGCGCAGAGGTGTCGGGCTCGTTGCCCGTCCAGTCGGTGTTGCCACTCACGGTCACGCCGTTGTTGACGATGGAGATGGTCGCTGCGTCGCTGCCGCTGCCGGTGACCTGGTTGGAGGCACCCGTCTCCTGCGTCTGCGCGTAGGCATTGATGGTGACGCTGCCGGGCTGAAGGCTGCCCACCGGCGGCGTGTAGTCCAGGCTGACGCTGCCGCCATTCGGGCCGACGTCGATGACGTAGTAGTTGCCGTTCGGAACGCCGGGCACGCCCGTGACCGCCTCCGGCGTCAGCGCCGTGCCGCCCTGCGACAGGGTGCCGCCGGCGTTCCCCGGGGCGTCCACCTGCACGTAGAGCTTGCCGTCCACGATCTGGCCATGCGCGCCGTCCCTGGGGTCGGCCACGGTGATGGTCACGGGGATGCTCGCGGCGCCCTCGGCCATGTCGGCGGCGCTCACGGTGATCACGGCCTCATCGGTCACGGGCGTCACCGGCACGGGCATGGCTGTGGTGGCCTGGTTGCTCGTGCCGCCGGCCGCCGAGGTATGCAGGCTGGCGTTGAACGTGAAGCCGCCCGTGTTGTCGTTGTAGTCCGCTGGCGGCGTGATGGTGATGCCGGCCAGCAGCGTATCGAGCGCGGCCTGTCCGCCGGTACCCGTCACCGTCACGCTGGCGGTCCAGGTGGGCGTGCCGTTGATCATGGTCAGCACCATGCCGCTCACGCTCGTGCCCGGGGGCAGGTCGGTCACCGTGACCGTGAGGGTATTGGGCGCGGCAGGCGACATGATCGTGACCTCGCCGGTGAGGACGTCCGACAGGGCGAAAGACACGTCCTCGGTCGCCACGGCGCCGTTGTACTCCCATTTGCCAATCGTCGGCGGCGCGGCGCCGTCCCCCTGGGCAAGGTCGATGCCCAGATGCCAGGTGACCGAATCTGCCACAACGGCAGTGCCGGGATTGACTTGATCGCCGTTGTCCTGCGCCAGCACCGTCATCGTGATGTCGTGCATGACCAGGCTGCCCGTGCCCGCGTCCTGCGCCACGATGAACTGCACGGGCAGGCCGACACCGGATGCGCCTATGGCCTTGGCGGCAGAGCCCTCGTACACCAGCACCCAGGTGTTGGTGCCGGTCTGCGCGCCATCGACCACGGTCACGCCCTCGGGCACGCCTTCGATGAGCACGCGGATCACATGCTCGCTGCCGTCCTTGTCCACCGAGTCCACCTGCAGGTTCACGGTGACCGTGCTGCCTGCGCTGGTCACTGTAGTCGTGTCGGTAGGGGTGCCATCGATGTTCGCGATGCTCAGGTCCACCGCATCGGTCACGGCCGTGGCGCCGATCGTGAAGCTGCCCGTCTTCTCCACCGTGTTGGCCGGGCCCGTGGCCGTGGTGCCGAAATGGTCGTCGATGACCTCGTAGCGGTAGTTGAAGCTGCCGAGATGGCCGTCCAGGTTCGCAGCGCCCTGCACCTGCAAACCGGGCACGTCCGTCGCGGCGATCTCCACGTAATTGACGCCGCCGATGTTCGTCGTCGGCAGGCTGCTCAGCGCCGTCCCGTCCATCAGGTAGAGCGTGTAGTTCGTGGTACTCACCTGGTCGGCCTGTATCCAGACCTTGCCCAGCCGCTCGTCAGCGTCGCCGCCCACATGGACGATGGACAGCCCCAGCGACGAGCGCACATCCTCCGCCACGGTGGCGGAGGTACTGGCCACGCCCTCGGCCGAGGGCGTGACCGTGAAACTCACCTCATTCATGGTGCCCGTGAGGGAGTCGCCATCGTTCTCGGTCGTCACGCCCACGACCTGCAGGCTCACCTGGCCGCTGAAGTTGGCGGGCAGCTTGACCTCCACATTGGCCATCTGGCTGGCCGGCACCGTCCAGACGCGCTCCGTGCCCGTGCCGCCGGTCACCAGCGTGGCGCCCGTGAGCGTGAAGCCCTCGGCCAGACCGGTGATGCGCAGGCTCACGACCTCGGAGCCATCGCCATCGGGCGAGGTGACGCTGGTCACGAGGTCCGAGAGCCTGACCGTCGCGGTATTGCCGTCCAGGGCCGCCTCGGCGTAGGTCGGCGCCTGGGCGACTGTCACCACCGGCACATCCGCCACGCCCTTGACGCTGACCTCGATGTCGCGCGCGGGGGTGGGCGTCGAATGGTTGCTGCCATCGACGGACACGGCGGAGATCTTCAGCGTGAAATCCGCATTGCTGTGGGGCGGCGGCGTGATCGTCAGCGGCTTGCTGTGGTCGAAGTTGGCGATCGTTGCGGAACCCGCTGAAACGTTGACGGCATTGCCGTCATAGGTCAGCACCGCACCCGCAGGAATGTCCGCAATCGTGAGGGTGATGGTCTCCGAGGGGTCGGAGCTCGTGGCCTTGATGGCCAGCGCGATCGCCTGGTCTTCCTGCCCGCTGGCATGGCCATTGAGGGCCAGGGTCACCTCGTCGGCGACGGGGTTGATCTGGATCTGCGTCAGTTCCGCGCTGCCCGAAAGCTGCACGTTCACGCCCGCCCCGGAGCTGACGGGGCCCGTGGGCGGAGTCGACGGATCCGCATCATCGTCATAGTCCACCGTGGCCGCCTGCACGGTCACCGTGAGCGTGCCCGCCACATTGGGCGGCGCCTTGACCTGCAGCGTGTTGAGGTACTGCGACGGCACCCAGACCGCCTCGCCGTTGAACACCAGCTCCTTCCAGCCGCTGCCATCGTGGTAACGGAACGTCGTGCCGTTGACCGAGTCACCGGAGCTGGCATTGCTCAGACTGGGCGTGAGCACGGCAAAGGTGAACTCGTCGGAGTCTTCGTTGGTCCAGGGGCCAGCCAGGTTAACTCCTGCATCACCAGGGTTTCCGTTTGCGGCATCCGTGAAGTCGGTGCCGAGCGCAAACCATTGGTCCTCCTTGCCTGCAGCGGTATAGACATGGTCGCCATTCATGGTCACGTCGTTGCCGGCCTGGCCGTCGCTGTCACTGTCGGTGCGTTCGGCCACGGGGGTGACGGTGACCGTGACCGGCTTCGTCTCCGTGACGCTCGCCGTGACCGGGCTGCCGTTCACGGTGTTCGTGTCCTCGGTCTTGATGGTGACCTGGATCGTGGCGTCCTTGCTGCTGTGCGCGGGCGGACGGATCGTGAAGGCGTCGAGCGCGGTCTCGATCTGCGCCTGGGTCATGCCCGCATCGAAGCTGATGGTCGCGGTGGCGCCCGACGTGTTCACCGTCACTCCCGTGATGGACGGCGAAGTCAGCGTCCAGCCAGTGGGCACGCCGAACGAGACCTCGGTGATGCGCTCGCTACCGCCGCCCGTGGTGTCGCCGTCCGTGTGGCTGATGCCGGCCAGGAAGGCGATTTGCGAATCCTCGCCCGCGGCGGCGGGGTTGACGACGTTGACATCGTCGGCCATCGGGGTCACATGCAGGTTCACGGTGACAGCCGAGGTCTGCTCGGCGATGGCACCGGCCGAATCGCCATCGGTGTCCTTCGTGTGCAGCGTGATCGTGACGCCGTTGATGTCACCGCTGAAGTTGGCCGGCGGCTTGACGGTGATGCTGGGCGTCGCCGTGAAGCTGCTGCTGGAAGTCACCGTGCCGTCCGCGCCGGCGGTGTAGCTGGCACCATTGATCTGGACCACCGTGCCCTGCGGCAGGCCGACGATGCTGTACCAGTAGGTTTCGCTGCCGTCGGTGTCGTTGCCGGCGTTGGCATCGGTGCTGGTCAATGTGGCGCCGAGGTAGCTCGACAGGTCGAAGGTCGCGTCCTCATTGAAGGTCACATCCGTCGTATTGAGGGTCAGCGTGGCGCCATCGGTCACGGCCTGCACATCGACCGTGATGGCCTGCGAGGCGGACGCGCCGGCGCCAATGGCCGCACCCGTGTCATCGACCTCGTAGCTGGTGGCCGAGACGGTCACCGTGAAGTTGCGTCCGCTTTCGGGCGCCGGGTTGGCCTGCAGCGCCTGGTACTCGGCCCGGGTCAGGTGGTAGATGCCATTGGCCGCATCGGCCGCGGGCACGCCGCTGATATGGGGCTGATCGGTGATGACCACCGTGATCTTGCCGCTCACCGGCGTCAGCACCGTCGAGCCCGTGCTGAGGGTGACGCCGGATGCACCATCACCCGATACCGTCAGCGTGATGGCCCCGAGGCGCTCGGGGTTGTCGCCCGTGCCGGTGCCGGTGCCGTTCTGGTCGGTGTCGTCGGTGATGGTCGGCAGTATCAGGCCCAGCGACACCGATTCATCCTCGTTGACGTTCACGGTCTTGTCGTCTCCCATGCCCGGCGCATCGGCCACGGGGCTCACCGTGACGTTGACGGTGGTGGTGACGGTGCTGCCGTCGTCGGCCGTGGTGGTGTAGGTGAAGCTGTCCGTGCCGCTGTAGTTGGCTGCGGGCTTGTAGGTGATGGTGCCATCCGGGTTCACGGTGGCCGTGCCATGGGTCGGCACGCCAGTAACGGCGACGTTGGTGTCACTGCCGTCGGCCGAGGTCGTGAAGATGGTCTGGCCATCCTCGGCGACCGTGATGCCGCGCGTGGCGGCGGGACCGTCGTCCTTGATGGTGACGGTGAAGCTCTGCTCGCTGTGGTCGCCGTCGCCGTCGGTCACGTGGAACAGGAAGTCCGGCGTCAGGTCGGCCCCCGCGGGGTTGTTCAGCGCCTTGTCGAGCGTGAAGGTATAGCTCGGGTTCGGGCCGGTTGGATTGTCGATGACCACGGTGAACACCTGCTGCCCGCCCGCAGTGGCGGTCAGGGTGTGGCCGTCGGGGGACAGCGTGTAGTCCAGTGCCGCACCGCCGGATTGCAGGCCCTCGGCTTGCAACTGGGTGATCGTGTCTGCAGTGAACACCACATCGCCCGCGCCGTCTGCGCCGAAGCTCACGCCCAGCGTGCCCGTGGCCTGCACGGGTGCGGGCGTCGAAGGGGCCTCGCTGCCCGTGGGCAGGTATTTTTCCTCGACCGTTCCATTCACCGGGCTGCCAATGCTCGGGCCGTCGTCGACGATATTGATCTGCAGCGAGCCGCTGGAGCTGCCGCCACCCATGTCATCGATGGTGAGCGCAATGTCGTCGATGAAGTTGTCCGCGCCCGGCGTGTTGGCCTTTGGGGTGAGCAAGTCGTACTGGTAGTCGATGGTGCCGCCCGTGGACACGCCGTTGAAGTCCGTGCCGTTGGGCGTGTAGCCGGTGATGGTCAGCGTGTTGCCCTGCGGCGTGGTGATGACCACGGGCGTGGTGCCCGCGCGCTGCAGGTCGGCCAGCGGGATGGTCGTGCCGCCGATGGTGACGGACTTCACGCCGTCGCCCGCCGTGATGCCTATGGTGCCGTTGACCTGAGTCGCGCCGCCGCCGCTGCCGCCGGGCAGGGCCGACTCGTAGACCGTGGCCTGGCCCTGCTCGATGGCCGTGGTACCGCTGCCGTTGCCATCGTTCGGCGTGATGCCGGGCGCGGCGTCGGGCGTGACCTCGATGGTCACGGTGCTGGTCGTCGTGCCGCCCTGGCCGTCATCGACGATGACGGTGAAGCTGTCGGGGCCGTGGTAGTTGACGTCCGGCGTGTAGGTATACGTGCCGTCGGGGTTGACGACCACCGTGCCGTGGCTCGGCGGCGTGCCGGCCGTGTAGGTCAGCGTGTCGCCATCCACGTCACTGCCCACCACGGTGCCGCTGATGGGGGTGTCCTCCGGCGTCGTCGCGCTGTAGTTGGGCACGGTCGGTGCGTCGTTGACCGGAGTGACCTCGATGGTCACCGTGCTGGTCGTCGTGCCGCCCTGGCCATCATCGACGATGACGGTGAAGCTGTCGGTGCCGTTCCAGTCCGCGTTGGGCGTATAGGTATACGTGCCGTCGGGGTTGACGACCACCGTGCCGTGGCTCGGCGGCGTGCCGGCCGTGTAGGTCAGGCTGTCGCCGTCCACGTCGCTGCCCACCACGGTGCCGCTGATGGTGGTGTCCTCCGGCGTCGTCGCGCTGTAGTCGGGCACGGTCGGTGCGTCGTTGACCGGCGTGACCGTGATGTCGACCGAGGCGCTGGCGGTGTCGCCGTCTGCGTCCGCGACCT
Protein-coding regions in this window:
- a CDS encoding tandem-95 repeat protein — encoded protein: MAQTQTHMEAVYKSGQLVSNNDANGAPVLDRPSIVSMKIAPEKVARYERRGDDLVLVLRDGQEVLVPRFFAAHENDGRNDLVLEDDAGVLWWGQYHGPWTEFHFTEIEWHDAIPLPLWLLTGLGVLGLGAAMGGGSGGGNLPPEAPSYQHTVAEDGAVSGRVVGRDPDGNTLSYTTGTPPSHGTVVVNPDGTYTYTPDPDYHGPDSFTVTVDDGQGGTTTSTVTIEVTPVNDPVQAQDDNLTTTEDTPLVLDLLGNDSAPDGGLHVTSINGTALTPGVAQDIVITDDGTPTGNVIGRLEIAAGGTMTFVPAPNYNGPVHFDYEVADADGDTASASVDITVTPVNDAPTVPDYSATTPEDTTISGTVVGSDVDGDSLTYTAGTPPSHGTVVVNPDGTYTYTPNADWNGTDSFTVIVDDGQGGTTTSTVTIEVTPVNDAPTVPNYSATTPEDTPISGTVVGSDVDGDTLTYTAGTPPSHGTVVVNPDGTYTYTPDVNYHGPDSFTVIVDDGQGGTTTSTVTIEVTPDAAPGITPNDGNGSGTTAIEQGQATVYESALPGGSGGGATQVNGTIGITAGDGVKSVTIGGTTIPLADLQRAGTTPVVITTPQGNTLTITGYTPNGTDFNGVSTGGTIDYQYDLLTPKANTPGADNFIDDIALTIDDMGGGSSSGSLQINIVDDGPSIGSPVNGTVEEKYLPTGSEAPSTPAPVQATGTLGVSFGADGAGDVVFTADTITQLQAEGLQSGGAALDYTLSPDGHTLTATAGGQQVFTVVIDNPTGPNPSYTFTLDKALNNPAGADLTPDFLFHVTDGDGDHSEQSFTVTIKDDGPAATRGITVAEDGQTIFTTSADGSDTNVAVTGVPTHGTATVNPDGTITYKPAANYSGTDSFTYTTTADDGSTVTTTVNVTVSPVADAPGMGDDKTVNVNEDESVSLGLILPTITDDTDQNGTGTGTGDNPERLGAITLTVSGDGASGVTLSTGSTVLTPVSGKITVVITDQPHISGVPAADAANGIYHLTRAEYQALQANPAPESGRNFTVTVSATSYEVDDTGAAIGAGASASQAITVDVQAVTDGATLTLNTTDVTFNEDATFDLSSYLGATLTSTDANAGNDTDGSETYWYSIVGLPQGTVVQINGASYTAGADGTVTSSSSFTATPSITVKPPANFSGDINGVTITLHTKDTDGDSAGAIAEQTSAVTVNLHVTPMADDVNVVNPAAAGEDSQIAFLAGISHTDGDTTGGGSERITEVSFGVPTGWTLTSPSITGVTVNTSGATATISFDAGMTQAQIETALDAFTIRPPAHSSKDATIQVTIKTEDTNTVNGSPVTASVTETKPVTVTVTPVAERTDSDSDGQAGNDVTMNGDHVYTAAGKEDQWFALGTDFTDAANGNPGDAGVNLAGPWTNEDSDEFTFAVLTPSLSNASSGDSVNGTTFRYHDGSGWKELVFNGEAVWVPSQYLNTLQVKAPPNVAGTLTVTVQAATVDYDDDADPSTPPTGPVSSGAGVNVQLSGSAELTQIQINPVADEVTLALNGHASGQEDQAIALAIKATSSDPSETITLTIADIPAGAVLTYDGNAVNVSAGSATIANFDHSKPLTITPPPHSNADFTLKISAVSVDGSNHSTPTPARDIEVSVKGVADVPVVTVAQAPTYAEAALDGNTATVRLSDLVTSVTSPDGDGSEVVSLRITGLAEGFTLTGATLVTGGTGTERVWTVPASQMANVEVKLPANFSGQVSLQVVGVTTENDGDSLTGTMNEVSFTVTPSAEGVASTSATVAEDVRSSLGLSIVHVGGDADERLGKVWIQADQVSTTNYTLYLMDGTALSSLPTTNIGGVNYVEIAATDVPGLQVQGAANLDGHLGSFNYRYEVIDDHFGTTATGPANTVEKTGSFTIGATAVTDAVDLSIANIDGTPTDTTTVTSAGSTVTVNLQVDSVDKDGSEHVIRVLIEGVPEGVTVVDGAQTGTNTWVLVYEGSAAKAIGASGVGLPVQFIVAQDAGTGSLVMHDITMTVLAQDNGDQVNPGTAVVADSVTWHLGIDLAQGDGAAPPTIGKWEYNGAVATEDVSFALSDVLTGEVTIMSPAAPNTLTVTVTDLPPGTSVSGMVLTMINGTPTWTASVTVTGTGGQAALDTLLAGITITPPADYNDNTGGFTFNASLHTSAAGGTSNQATTAMPVPVTPVTDEAVITVSAADMAEGAASIPVTITVADPRDGAHGQIVDGKLYVQVDAPGNAGGTLSQGGTALTPEAVTGVPGVPNGNYYVIDVGPNGGSVSLDYTPPVGSLQPGSVTINAYAQTQETGASNQVTGSGSDAATISIVNNGVTVSGNTDWTGNEPDTSAQGDAIALGGLSVALADSDGSETINTILLSGVPVGFLVYVGGVLANNAGGDGTNNTWVLSSSGALPLVSILPPAHWSGTLSGLKLLVESGETSLAGKRVDSIDLADVVVNAVANGLTMAPTHSFGKEGGIIDLNLNAKMNDPVAATATLADASVETTTLQITGLGEHAAFYIGTTLIDAGRVSHSGGTYTITGLSQADLDKLGFVQAASALDDQDGVQAGVQIGVTAWTVESATGVQSVQVTDTLDLQVSKVAGTTGADSLIWGGAAKPVIDGLAGDDTVALRLGEDVAGADLSLGLKNIETLDLSVAGANNVTGLTAADVLSLTDSRNTLTILGDAQDGVALSGGGWTKGSSSGGYTEYSSGSGASLVKVLIDDDITNVSYS